In a genomic window of Ipomoea triloba cultivar NCNSP0323 chromosome 3, ASM357664v1:
- the LOC116013203 gene encoding uncharacterized protein LOC116013203: MEEITSCGFQEEKEDTTSCGLLSKGKWEITSCDLGSKEKEKVLPKHQSTTSKKDARVRKETLALISMGCPMKKGDPRAFVDPCSINDMEFYKALVGLRASINLMPLSVFERLNLSYLSPTRLTLHLADGTIRYPKGLEEDVLVKVGEFIVPVDFIVCEMGRDEPFGSLILGRPFFATSRALIDVGTGEITLRFDGEKAKTEKVNILKEGKSASKDMVKVKTKTKPKWEIEKLVWKNTWTPKCFQPMVNDKD; the protein is encoded by the exons ATGGAGGAGATCACATCTTGTGGTTTCCAAGAGGAGAAAGAAGATACCACCTCTTGTGGTCTATTGAGCAAAGGAAAATGGGAGATCACCTCTTGTGATCTCGGGAgcaaagagaaagaaaaggtGCTTCCAAAGCACCAATCTACTACCTCAAAGAAGGATGCAAGGGTGAGAAAAG AGACCTTGGCCCTTATCTCTATGGGGTGCCCAATGAAAAAGGGTGACCCCAGAGCTTTCGTAGATCCATGTTCTATCAATGACATGGAATTCTATAAAGCTTTGGTCGGTCTTAGAGCCTCTATTAATCTCATGCCGTTGAGTGTGTTTGAAAGATTGAATTTGTCATATTTGAGTCCAACTAGACTCACACTCCATTTAGCCGATGGGACCATCCGGTATCCCAAAGGTTTGGAGGAGGACGTGTTAGTCAAAGTTGGGGAATTCATTGTGCCCGTAGATTTTATAGTTTGTGAAATGGGAAGAGATGAACCCTTTGGTTCATTGATCTTGGGTAGGCCATTTTTTGCCACTTCCCGTGCCTTGATAGATGTGGGCACGGGAGAAATTACACTCCGGTTTGATGGTGAAAAGGCTAAGACCGAAAAGGTCAATATTTTGAAAGAAGGGAAAAGTGCTTCAAAAGATATGGTCAAGGTGAAAACTAAAACCAAGCCTAAATGGGAAATTGAGAAATTGGTTTGGAAGAACACTTGGACCCCCAAGTGCTTCCAACCAATGGTGAATGATAAAGATTGA